From a region of the Paenibacillus lutimineralis genome:
- a CDS encoding ABC transporter ATP-binding protein produces MTHIVRTKQLTRAYKGKEVVSNVNLNIKQGEIYGMLGPNGAGKTTVMKMITNLVKPTAGEIEVFGERLTDKSYRQLGRMGTIIETPVFYDKLTARDNLDLHCEYMGYHNKKSIDEALELVNLKGIDNKSVKDFSLGMKQRLGIARAIVTKPELLILDEPINGLDPLGIKELRELFKMLGKEYGITMLISSHILGEIELIADTVAVMNNGKLLQEVSMEHIAKQTTEYIEITTGESNKAAYVLEHYLQISNVRVTDEGQIRIYDSNIPQSEIMKTLVMHDVTIESVHKKKGSLEDYFLSILNGGGIVA; encoded by the coding sequence ATGACGCATATCGTAAGAACCAAGCAACTGACTCGAGCCTATAAGGGTAAGGAAGTTGTTTCGAACGTTAATTTGAACATTAAGCAAGGCGAAATATATGGCATGCTTGGCCCGAACGGGGCGGGCAAGACAACAGTTATGAAGATGATCACCAACCTAGTGAAGCCGACGGCAGGTGAGATTGAAGTTTTCGGCGAGCGGCTGACAGATAAGTCGTACCGGCAGCTGGGGAGGATGGGCACAATTATCGAGACTCCGGTTTTTTATGACAAGCTGACGGCCCGCGACAATTTAGATCTGCATTGTGAATATATGGGCTACCATAACAAAAAGTCGATCGACGAGGCGCTCGAACTGGTGAATTTGAAGGGGATCGACAATAAATCAGTTAAGGACTTCTCACTAGGCATGAAGCAGCGGCTTGGTATCGCGCGGGCGATCGTCACGAAGCCAGAATTGCTTATACTGGATGAGCCGATTAACGGTCTCGACCCATTAGGTATTAAAGAACTTCGCGAGCTGTTCAAAATGCTGGGCAAGGAATATGGGATCACGATGCTTATTTCCAGCCACATTCTTGGGGAAATTGAGTTGATTGCCGATACGGTTGCTGTTATGAATAACGGCAAGCTGCTTCAGGAGGTTTCGATGGAACATATCGCCAAGCAAACTACGGAATACATCGAAATTACTACAGGCGAAAGCAACAAAGCGGCTTATGTGCTTGAACACTATTTGCAAATATCCAATGTTCGCGTTACCGACGAAGGTCAAATCCGCATTTATGACAGCAACATTCCGCAAAGCGAGATAATGAAGACTCTGGTGATGCATGATGTGACTATCGAATCGGTCCATAAGAAGAAAGGGTCACTTGAGGATTACTTCCTATCTATTCTGAATGGGGGTGGCATCGTTGCTTAA